TACCTGTCTACAAATATCCCGCCGCCTATGCGCGGGAACATGGTGAGCTGGAACAATACCGCGCGTCCCACAAGGAAAACGTGGCCTGTAAGGACGCAATCGAAATAGCTATCCGGGACAATTACCGAGATAACCGTCTCGGTAAGGAGGGCGTAAAACAGGTTGCCGATCAGTTCAGTTACGAGCGAATGTTTTATGTGTTGGCGAATACGGCGCAGAGAAAAGATTTCGATGGACGCATTTCCCGTGACAACAAGGATTGGGCGAAAACCATTCCCGTCTTTGAAGATAAAGACTATTTCGGGGATGACCGGCGCTCAGAGTTTGAAGTGGATTCGTGTAACCCCGGTCTCACGGATATTTTCATCAATCAAGCGCGGCGCAAATACCTTTTAACCCGGCCTCTGACCAAAGAGGACATTCAGGCGGAAGCCTGGCGTCTGCTCCAGCGTCTGCAATCCGAGCATGAGCCGAATAGTCCCAGCGGTACGCATTTCATGGCCCAGCTCTCGCCGGATTTTCTGATTCGCGCTTCCACCAAAGATCAGGACCGTCTGTTTGCGCTACTGCCGTTCAAGTCCCTGTCATTTTCCGCGCTCAAAGACCGGAAGGGAATTTTCGCGTTCATCCAAAAGGATGAAAACCGCGACCAGCCGCTTCGCCAGCGCAAGACGTCCGTCCGAAAAAAGCTGCGAAAGACACAGACCGAGCCAAAGCCGCCCGCCTCATCCAAGGGCAAAGAAATGGAGCTGTAACATGGCGAATCGCAATCGGCAAATCCAGCTCAAATTCCGCGTTACCCCGCAGGAGCGTGAAATGATCGACCAGAAAATGGCGCAGCTCGGTACGAAAAATATGGCGGCGTATCTCCGCAAAATCTCCATCGACGGGTATGTGGTGAAGCTGGAACTGCCGGAGCTGAAGGAGATGGTTTCCCTCCTGCGCCGGTCCAGCAACAATCTGAACCAGCTTACCAAGCGGGTGCATGAAACAGGGCGCGTTTACGACGCGGATTTGGAGGATATCGTCCAGAATCAGGAACGATTATGGATGGCGGCTAACGATATTCTTTCCGTGCTTGCTAAATTAAAATAGGGGCGTATGTCCCGAAATGTGGGGCGGTTTACGACGTGTAAGCCGCCCCGCTATTTTTTTGTCGCATCCTTGCAAAAAACAGCATAGGCGTTATAGTTGTATTAGGAATTGTAAAGGGGGCCGATTTTATGAGGCTGATACTGAAAATATTCGTCGCTCCGGTCATTGTGGTTCTGACCGTTTTCGTCTGGATCTGCTCCGGTCTGCTGTATATCTCGGCGTGGGTGTTCGGCCTTGCTGGAACGGTCCTCGGCATCTTCGGTGTGCTGGCGCTGATTACCCATCAGGTTACAAATGGGATCATCCTGCTGGTGATGGCGTTCCTCGTCAGCCCGTTCGGAATCCCGATGGCGGCGGCGTGGCTGCTCGGCAAAATACAGGATTTGCGGTACGCAATTCAGGACCGGGTTTACGGCTGAAATCCGCTCCGGGATATGATACAATATCCATATATCCGAGAGGATGATGTTACATGGGAAAGAGCAATAAGGTCTGCATTCGGTGCGGGCGAAAAATGAAGCAGCAATTTATAGGCTTGCAGCATTGCAGATGCGGCATGAGCTGGAAAAAAGGCATTGGCTATTTTGAGCGTACTCCCGACATGATTTTTGCTTTGGAGCGCAAAATCATCGGGAAAAAAGTTAAGCAGGTTCCAGTCATAAGATATAAAAGCGAAAGTTGAGAAAATTTCTAAAACGGTCTGCCGTGAGCAGGCCGTTTTTCATACGGAAGGAGGGGCGGCTCATGGCAACGACGCGGCTAATGCCGCTACATACCGGCAAGGGCCGGGATGTCGGCACGGCAATCAGCGATATTATTGATTACGCGGAAAACCCGGAGAAAACGGATTACGGCAGGCTTATCACCGGCTATGAATGCGACAGCCGGACAGCCGACGC
This window of the Ruminococcaceae bacterium BL-6 genome carries:
- a CDS encoding Mobilization protein — encoded protein: MANRNRQIQLKFRVTPQEREMIDQKMAQLGTKNMAAYLRKISIDGYVVKLELPELKEMVSLLRRSSNNLNQLTKRVHETGRVYDADLEDIVQNQERLWMAANDILSVLAKLK
- a CDS encoding Succinate dehydrogenase gives rise to the protein MRLILKIFVAPVIVVLTVFVWICSGLLYISAWVFGLAGTVLGIFGVLALITHQVTNGIILLVMAFLVSPFGIPMAAAWLLGKIQDLRYAIQDRVYG
- a CDS encoding conserved protein of unknown function (Evidence 4 : Unknown function but conserved in other organisms), which produces MIPVYKYPAAYAREHGELEQYRASHKENVACKDAIEIAIRDNYRDNRLGKEGVKQVADQFSYERMFYVLANTAQRKDFDGRISRDNKDWAKTIPVFEDKDYFGDDRRSEFEVDSCNPGLTDIFINQARRKYLLTRPLTKEDIQAEAWRLLQRLQSEHEPNSPSGTHFMAQLSPDFLIRASTKDQDRLFALLPFKSLSFSALKDRKGIFAFIQKDENRDQPLRQRKTSVRKKLRKTQTEPKPPASSKGKEMEL